In the genome of Polaribacter sp. MED152, one region contains:
- a CDS encoding T9SS type B sorting domain-containing protein, translating to MKTYLTLLCLCLSLSITAQNETIYWYFGNRAALNFDKGELEVLADSAMDAPAGSASIANEDGLLMFYSDGATVWNRNHEIMENGSGLAGDPNNFQSSIIIPKPGTNNTYYLFYARSENSTNPLVTAGAFYSEIEFSNDFPLGKVVAKNAFLDSNAPSEKFTAVHHKSGESFWLLTLTAANSDPDELKTVFKAYPITDSGIDFNAKVTNLDFGIESLGAMKFSVDGKKLIVASQTESDRTRYVHYFNFDNETGDITFNRNLIIDPPFAVWPPKGIEISPNGQFVYVSFDAGDNNGIFQYEIEGPTAQEDPRALLYFRPNIKVESLQLANDQKIYVALTFENDDSLILGVINEPNGKSLLSNYTPLSPELNPGKSKRGLPNFIQSYFASKIVTENQCFVDPFTFSSTSYAPISDVIWDFGDGNSGTGITTTHTYSAPGTYTVKGVLTVGSKKVTVYKVVEAFELPVLNANQELIECDEDSDGLSTFNLFSITSKITDPTLNEQLIFYLSQDDLNNDVPIANPENFQNTVQNQEIFVKVINDNGCFETTSFIITARFVDLANIENFYVCEDSDGIVGDAKGLFDSEFLASSIRNQLGIPNSTLLSFYPTYLDAQTNLNEFESNFTYTSGTIYVKAQEADLSCGGIQGFNIIVNATPPINLLDNYTICFDPSAKPPVIVSANTLNDRFEWKNANGTILSTDQDFILNQVGQFSLTVYKIENGIECSNTKEFGVVNPPIPTFSEIIVDTEDEKNNTISVTVDGNSSYEFSLDNIDYFGNANNYFFNNVDAGLQTIYVRDLNNCEQAIQITVSVIGFKKYFTPNGDGENDFWNIKGLDKTSFKSIDVKIFDRFGKLIYSITDFDSIGWNGSYNGKNLNSNNFWFKAKIVDKDDNEINESGNFSLIRD from the coding sequence ATGAAAACCTATTTAACTCTTTTATGTCTTTGTCTAAGTTTAAGCATTACAGCTCAAAACGAAACCATTTATTGGTATTTTGGAAATAGAGCCGCTTTAAATTTCGACAAAGGCGAATTAGAGGTTTTAGCAGACAGTGCAATGGATGCACCTGCTGGTTCTGCATCTATTGCCAATGAAGATGGCTTATTAATGTTTTATTCTGATGGAGCAACTGTTTGGAACAGAAATCATGAAATTATGGAAAATGGTAGTGGTCTTGCAGGAGATCCTAACAATTTTCAATCATCAATCATAATACCTAAACCAGGCACAAATAATACTTATTACCTGTTTTATGCTCGTTCAGAAAACTCAACAAACCCTTTGGTAACTGCTGGTGCGTTTTATTCTGAAATAGAATTTTCAAATGATTTTCCTTTAGGTAAAGTAGTCGCTAAAAATGCTTTTTTAGATTCTAATGCTCCTTCAGAGAAATTCACGGCTGTGCATCATAAAAGTGGCGAATCTTTTTGGTTATTAACACTTACTGCTGCAAACTCAGACCCTGATGAATTAAAAACAGTTTTTAAGGCATATCCAATAACAGATTCTGGTATTGATTTCAACGCAAAAGTTACCAATTTAGACTTTGGAATAGAGTCTTTAGGTGCTATGAAGTTTTCTGTTGATGGCAAAAAATTGATAGTTGCTAGCCAAACCGAAAGTGATAGAACTAGATACGTTCATTATTTTAATTTTGATAATGAAACAGGAGATATTACCTTTAATAGAAATCTTATAATTGATCCTCCTTTTGCAGTTTGGCCACCAAAAGGAATCGAAATTTCGCCTAATGGACAATTTGTATATGTTAGTTTTGATGCGGGTGACAATAATGGAATATTTCAATATGAAATAGAGGGCCCTACAGCCCAAGAGGATCCTAGAGCTCTTTTGTATTTTAGGCCAAATATTAAAGTAGAAAGCTTACAGTTGGCCAATGACCAAAAAATTTATGTTGCATTAACTTTTGAGAATGATGATAGCTTAATTTTAGGTGTAATTAATGAACCAAATGGAAAAAGCTTATTGTCTAATTACACTCCTCTATCTCCAGAATTAAATCCTGGTAAATCTAAGAGAGGCTTACCAAACTTTATACAATCTTACTTTGCGTCAAAAATTGTTACAGAAAACCAATGTTTTGTAGATCCTTTTACATTTTCTAGCACCTCCTATGCTCCTATTTCTGATGTAATTTGGGATTTTGGCGATGGTAATTCTGGAACAGGAATTACTACTACTCATACTTATAGTGCACCAGGAACCTATACTGTTAAAGGTGTTTTAACTGTTGGTTCTAAAAAAGTTACAGTTTATAAAGTAGTTGAAGCTTTTGAATTGCCAGTGTTAAATGCGAATCAAGAGTTGATAGAATGTGATGAAGATTCTGATGGACTATCTACATTTAATCTCTTTTCGATTACCTCTAAAATTACTGACCCTACCTTAAACGAACAATTAATATTCTACTTATCTCAAGATGATTTGAATAATGATGTTCCTATTGCAAATCCTGAAAACTTTCAAAATACGGTTCAAAATCAAGAGATTTTTGTGAAAGTAATTAATGACAATGGCTGTTTCGAAACAACATCATTTATAATTACTGCTAGGTTTGTAGATCTTGCAAATATTGAAAATTTTTATGTCTGTGAAGATTCTGATGGAATTGTTGGTGATGCCAAAGGTCTTTTTGACAGTGAATTCTTAGCGAGTTCTATTCGAAATCAATTGGGCATTCCAAACAGTACATTATTATCTTTTTATCCTACCTATTTAGACGCACAAACCAATTTAAATGAATTTGAATCTAACTTTACATATACATCAGGAACAATATATGTTAAAGCGCAGGAAGCTGATTTATCTTGTGGAGGAATTCAAGGTTTTAATATTATTGTAAATGCTACACCACCAATTAATCTGTTAGACAATTACACCATTTGTTTTGATCCCAGTGCTAAACCACCTGTAATTGTTTCTGCCAATACTTTAAATGATCGTTTTGAATGGAAAAATGCAAACGGAACTATACTAAGTACAGATCAAGACTTTATACTAAATCAAGTAGGGCAGTTTTCGTTAACTGTTTATAAAATAGAAAATGGAATAGAGTGTTCTAACACGAAAGAATTTGGAGTAGTGAATCCTCCTATTCCTACTTTTAGTGAAATTATAGTTGATACAGAGGATGAAAAAAATAACACAATTTCAGTTACAGTAGATGGGAATAGTAGTTATGAATTTTCTTTAGATAATATTGACTATTTTGGAAATGCCAACAATTATTTCTTCAACAATGTTGATGCTGGTCTGCAAACGATTTACGTCAGAGATCTAAACAATTGCGAACAAGCTATACAAATTACAGTTTCTGTAATTGGCTTTAAAAAGTACTTTACGCCAAATGGAGATGGAGAAAATGACTTTTGGAATATTAAAGGGCTAGATAAAACATCGTTTAAATCTATAGATGTAAAAATCTTCGATAGATTTGG